The Arachis hypogaea cultivar Tifrunner chromosome 19, arahy.Tifrunner.gnm2.J5K5, whole genome shotgun sequence genome has a window encoding:
- the LOC140182295 gene encoding uncharacterized protein: MPFRLTYSVDVIIPVEIGKPSPRLLLGSGSEAVEKDLIDETRKMAHLSEMVLKQRIALRYNQKVLSRSFEEGDLLLRRNDISLLTPGEGKLAANWEGPYKVREVIRKGAYKLERLDGSEVPRT; this comes from the coding sequence ATGCCTTTCCGGCTTACCTACAGTGTGGACGTGATTATCCCTGTGGAAATCGGGAAACCAAGTCCAAGGTTACTCCTGGGAAGCGGTAGTGAAgcggttgaaaaagatttaattgatGAAACAAGAAAGATGGCTCACTTGTCGGAAATGGTGCTGAAACAAAGGATAGCTTTACGCTACAATCAAAAAGTACTGAGCCGGAGCTTTGAGGAAGGAGACTTATTGTTGCGGCGCAACGACATCAGCCTCCTGACTCCAGGAGAAGGCAAGTTAGCAGCCAACTGGGAAGGGCCATACAAAGTGAGAGAAGTTATCAGGAAAGGCGCATACAAGCTAGAGCGTTTGGACGGTAGCGAGGTCCCAAGGACTTAG